In the Telopea speciosissima isolate NSW1024214 ecotype Mountain lineage chromosome 2, Tspe_v1, whole genome shotgun sequence genome, one interval contains:
- the LOC122652203 gene encoding cytochrome b-c1 complex subunit 9, mitochondrial-like, whose protein sequence is MDSPARRSGGGLFEGLYRVLMRRNSVYVTFVLVGAFAGERAVDYGVHKLWEYNNLGKRYEDIPVLGTRQSE, encoded by the exons ATGGACTCGCCTGCGCGAAGAAGCGGAGGAGGGCTATTTGAAGGGCTGTACAGGGTCCTCATGCGTCGGAACTCTGTGTACGTGACATTTGTTCTCGTCGGTGCTTTCGCAGGAGAACGG GCGGTGGACTACGGCGTACACAAGCTCTGGGAGTACAATAATCTTGGG AAACGGTACGAGGACATTCCGGTGTTGGGTACAAGGCAGTCTGAATGA
- the LOC122650587 gene encoding uncharacterized protein LOC122650587, which produces MKVEQKYLAIEKLCLVLFFSCSKLRYYLFPTTVNVVCQTDVIKYMLMRPISRGRIGKWTLALTKFALQYVPQKAVKGQALADFLTDHPPMEVARDMMEVPLVGLTPWKLFFDGFKIEQAVGAGVILRSPEGIETQVAFRLDFSCSNNQAEYEALILGMGLLLDLKADIVEIIGGSQLDVVVRHIPRSKNQAANGLAQAVFGIGLPEGSLEKTIVIKRKTQSAIHEASYLEVNHVEDMQLDWQTPIIQYLSNPRPKFDKRIKDKATGYVLIGEDLYKKGKDDLLLKCVSLNEATLVMAKVHEGICGAHQAGPKMRWLIRRHGYYWPTMTTDYVKYAKGCWACQTHGPVQRLPTTEFNPVVKPWPFRGWAMDLIGKITPSATRGHCFIIVATDYFTKWVEAVPMKGVSQAEVIQFLKSHIIHRFGLPETVKCDNGSVFVGDEVVAFAAELGITFTHSTSYYVQGNGQAEASNKILKGCLAKVVDDNP; this is translated from the exons ATGAAAGTAGAGCAGAAGTATCTTGCCATTGAGAAGCTTTGCTTGGTGTTGTTCTTTTCCTGCAGCAAGCTTAGATACTATCTTTTTCCGACTACGGTGAATGTGGTTTGCCAGACCGACGTCATCAAGTACATGCTCATGCGCCCAATTTCTAGGGGAAGGATTGGAAAGTGGACTCTTGCTCTTACCAAGTTTGCTCTCCAGTATGTGCCCCAGAAAGCAGTCAAGGGACAGGCGTTAGCAGACTTTCTTACGGATCATCCTCCCATGGAGGTAGCAAGGGATATGATGGAGGTACCCCTTGTCGGCCTGACGCCATGGAAGCTTTTCTTCGACGGATTCAAGATCGAGCAGGCCGTCGGGGCAGGGGTTATCCTGAGGTCACCAGAAGGGATAGAGACTCAAGTGGCCTTTCGACTCGATTTCTCTTGTTCCAACAACCAGGCCGAGTATGAGGCCCTCATACTAGGGATGGGCCTGCTTCTCGACCTTAAGGCTGATATCGTGGAGATCATCGGAGGCTCGCAGTTG GATGTGGTGGTTCGCCACATCCCACGGTCAAAGAATCAGGCCGCGAACGGGTTGGCCCAGGCGGTGTTTGGCATTGGTCTGCCAGAGGGCAGTTTGGAAAAGACCATCGTCATCAAGAGGAAAACACAGTCTGCTATTCACGAGGCTAGTTACCTGGAGGTCAACCACGTTGAAGACATGCAGCTTGATTGGCAAACGCCAATCATCCAGTATTTGAGTAACCCTAGGCCAAAGTTTGACAAAAGGATCAAGGACAAAGCCACGGGATACGTGTTGATTGGAGAAGACCTTTACAAGAAGGGTAAGGATGACCTACTGCTCAAATGTGTCAGCCTGAATGAGGCAACACTGGTCATGGCTAAAGTCCATGAAGGCATCTGTGGAGCGCACCAGGCTGGCCCTAAGATGAGATGGTTGATTCGGCGTCATGGGTATTACTGGCCAACGATGACAACAGACTATGTCAAATATGCCAAAGGATGTTGGGCATGTCAGACCCATGGACCAGTGCAGCGATTACCAACAACGGAGTTTAATCCAGTGGTCAAGCCATGGCCATTCAGGGGATGGGCTATGGACCTCATAGGGAAGATTACCCCATCGGCTACGCGGGGGCATTGCTTCATTATCGTGGCCACTGACTATTTtaccaagtgggttgaggccgTGCCAATGAAGGGAGTCAGTCAGGCCGAGGTCATCCAATTCCTCAAGAGTCATATCATTCACAGGTTTGGGCTTCCAGAGACTGTTAAGTGTGACAACGGGAGCGTTTTTGTTGGAGATGAGGTGGTTGCGTTTGCGGCTGAATTGGGAATAACATTCACCCATTCCACCTCGTACTACGTGCAAGGCAATGGACAGGCCGAGGCAAGTAACAAGATTCTCAAAGGGTGTTTAGCAAAGGTTGTGGATGACAACCCATGA